One window of Eublepharis macularius isolate TG4126 chromosome 17, MPM_Emac_v1.0, whole genome shotgun sequence genomic DNA carries:
- the CLDN19 gene encoding claudin-19 gives MASAGLQLVGYFLALAGWVGTICASALPQWKQSSYAGDAIITAVGLYEGLWMSCASQSTGQVQCKLHESLLSLDVHIQTSRALMVVSILLGFVGLIVSVIGMKCTKVGDKNPVTKSWIAVLGGVFFMLAGLCAMTAVSWYAARVTVEFFNPSTPVNARYEFGPALFIGWSAASLTLLGGSFLSCSCPKPEERGQQYYRQSQPSTAREPTIKREDQCI, from the exons ATGGCCAGCGCGGGGCTGCAGCTGGTGGGCTACTTCCTGGCGCTGGCCGGCTGGGTGGGCACCATCTGCGCCTCGGCCCTGCCGCAGTGGAAGCAGAGCTCGTACGCCGGGGACGCCATCATCACGGCCGTCGGGCTGTACGAGGGCCTCTGGATGAGCTGCGCCTCGCAGAGCACCGGGCAAGTCCAGTGCAAGCTGCACGAGTCGCTGCTCTCGCTCGACG TTCACATCCAGACTTCCCGAGCTCTCATGGTGGTGTCCATTCTTCTGGGTTTTGTGGGACTCATCGTCAGTGTGATCGGAATGAAGTGTACCAAAGTGGGGGACAAAAACCCGGTGACCAAAAGTTGGATCGCTGTCTTGGGAGGAGTCTTTTTCATGCTTGCAG GTCTGTGTGCAATGACAGCTGTCTCGTGGTACGCAGCACGGGTGACGGTCGAGTTCTTCAATCCAAGCACACCAGTCAATGCCAG GTATGAATTTGGGCCCGCTCTCTTCATAGGATGGTCGGCAGCCAGTTTGACCCTGCTGGGAGGCTCTTTCTTATCCTGTTCTTGCCCCAAACCAGAGGAAAGAGGACAACAGTATTATCGGCAATCGCAGCCTTCCACAGCTAGAGA ACCCACTATAAAAAGGGAAGATCAGTGCATATAA